DNA sequence from the Cohnella herbarum genome:
CCCCTATGTTTATATTCCGGGGGATGCGCCGGCCGGTTATCTCTATACAAGCGCGGAGGACATGAGCCATTTCTTGATTGCTCAAATGAACGGCGGCCGATATGAAGATCATACCGTGCTTTCTTCTGAGGGTATTCGACTTATGCAGACCGAGCCTGTTCCGGGAACGTACGCCATGGGTTGGATGACAGGTCGCATTAACGGGATGCCGGTTATCGGTCAACCGGGGGGCTCGATCGGTTTCCAAGCCCAAACGTATATCGTACCCGAACAACAATTGGGAGTTATCGTGTTCGCTAACGTGCTAGACGCGATCGATTCCACTTTATTCAAATCGCACATCATCACGTCTACGCACATCGCTTCCGGGGTGATAAACATGCTGAATGATCAACCGACGGGAGGATCTTTTCTAAGCATTTCGCAGAAATATTGGCTTGTAAACGGTTTAATATTCTTACTTAGCGCATGGTTACTGTACACGACCGCACGAACTGCGAAGCGCTGCCTTGGACCGTTGAGCTCTGACAATTCCGGCTATTATAAATTATCGATCCAAGTGATATCAAAAATTGTTCTGAATTTTGCAGGTCTGTTTATTATTCTGACATTGAGCATGACTCAAGTCGTGCCGGTATGGCATATTGCAACCATCTATCAGCCGGACGTGATCTCTTGGCTGAAGATAATGATTGTACTTATGGCGCTGAAGGGAAGCTTGGAAATGATCCGGTTGGTTCGGGCGATCTGAGTCATTCAATAGTTCTAGCATGAAGACAACATATGATCATAATTTTAATTATGTAAACTATGGTGCGGTAATTGAGTAATAAAGGTGTGCTTTATCGCACAGTTGCGTTTATGCATAATCGTATTAATACGTCAATCTATCAAAGAAAACCCACACCCAAAGAACCCACTTCTATAAATCGGAAGTGGGTTCTCTAAAAAATCAAACTCAGCGCTGACCATCCTCCGCTTTGCGGCGATCGATCGCTTCGGCCATCGTTTTGTCGGTGAGATGCGCGTAGATCTGGGTTGTTTCCGGAGAAGCATGGCCTAGCTGCTCCTGCGTCTTGTAGAGATCATTGCTTAAATAGTAGTCGGTGGCGAAAGAATGCCGTAGCTTATGTACCGAAAGGTAGGGCTTGCCGAACCGTCTCGCGTATTTCATGACCATCTCCTGAATAGCGCGTTTGGTCATGCGAGAACCTTCTTTTTTCCCGTTAGCGATCGCTAAGAACAGCGCTTTTTCTCTCTTCGGGGCTTTATAACGCGACTCCCGTTGATTTAGATATTCCTCTAAATCGCTGATGGCATCTTGTCGAAAGTAGACGGGCGTCTTGAACGTATCGTCGTTCTTCCCTTTGCGATAGACGTAAACTAGCCGTTTCTTGAAATCGACGTCATCCAAGTTCAGATTGACGAGCTCGGACACCCGAAGCCCCGAGTTAAGAATGAGACTGACGATGCAGCAATCGCGGATCCGGTTGAGTTCATGGGAATAGATGGCTTGTTTGTTCGTAGCCACATCGTGCGCGTAATCTTGTTTAATGTAGTTAATAAATTCGATGATTTCTTGTTCTTGCAGCAATTTTCCTTCCAGCTTAGCGGCGGTATCCTTAGGCTTCTGCGTTCGTTTAACGGATACTTTAGCCATGACGTTGCGCTTGAGGAGCGGATAAAACTCCTCGTCTTCGGCAATTTGGCTTAAATAATGGAACAACGAACGCAGGGAGGAGAGCTTGCGAGAGATCGTCGTCTTCGTGTTGGCATTGTCCCGTTTCGTCGCGAGGAACATACGGAAGTTATCGACGCTGTCCATATGCAGTCGTTCCAGATCGATAAGCGGGATCTCGGACATTTTATCGGCAGCAGTTAAGCCTTCCGCCATTAACCACGACAGAAAGGCTTCGTAATCTCTGATATACTCCAATAAGGAGGAGGGGGAGAGATCGGGAAGCTTATAATTCATGAACTTCTCTACGTACCAAGGCATCCTCGGAATTCGTTGGTCGAGTTCTTCTCGGTCTTTGCGCTTCTGCAGATTCATTGGTTCGGTTCACCTCGTTCGGTATATTTTAACTGTAAAGGGTGTTATAGAAATATTCAAGAGTAGTGGCCCCCAATAATAATCGGACTATTGACGATATTTCATCATTACCCATGATCCGATGCGACGCATGCTCGATTTTGATACAATGAAGGGGACCTGCGATTCCGCAAGACGAAAGGGCGGAGATACGATGAACGGTCCTGTATACGTCGTGACGTGGATGATTATGTTGTTGTTACCCTTGATTGCCGCATGGAAAAGAAAATGGTGGCCATTCTTGATCTATGCGATCGGGATCGTAGTGCTTCTTAACGCGGTGTTGCGGAATACGGGGGAATGGGATGACCTCGGAGACTTCGCGACGTTAATCGTTATCGTTTTTCCAATCTACATCGCAGGTACGATCCTGTGGATCCTTCTTAGTTACTGGGATCGACGAAAACTTAAGAAAAACCAAAACAGATAATGTTCATAATAAAAATTATGTTAACCAATAGATCATAACTTATGTTATGTAAACCAACTGGAGACGACGACATGATTAATGCCATTAATGATATGAATACCAACACTACAACGATAGAACGCGAAGCAGAACAATTTATTCGTTTGTTCCATGAAGAGACGGGGCGCAGCTCGGAAGATTGCGAGATCAGACTGACAGAAGTCGCGCGTTCGCTCAGAGAAACCGGAACATACCGCCATACGATCGAAGAAATTACCTATGGAGCACGATTGGCTTGGCGCAACAACAGCCGTTGTATCGGCAGATTGTTCTGGGAATCCTTAGAGGTGATCGACGAGAGAGGCGCGACTACGGAGGAAGCCGTAGCGGATGCCTTGTTAAGACATATAGCTTACGCCACGAACAACGGCCGAATAAAGCCGACTCTTACGGTATTCTCTCCCGAGCAAGCGCATGGCGAAAGCATTCGGATATGGAACCACCAGCTTATCCGATACGCGGGTTACAACACTCCGAGCGGCATCGTCGGAGATCCCGCTTCCATTGCTTTTACGAATGAAGCTTTGCGGCTCGGTTGGCGAGGACAAGGAACGAAATACGATATTTTGCCGCTTGTCGTGCAGATCAATGAGCGTGAGCCCCGTTGGTTCCCGATACCGGAAGCTTATATTAAAGAAGTTGAAATCGTGCATCCCGAGATCGCCAATTTCGTGGAATTGAACTTAAAGTGGTACGCCGTTCCGATTCTATCGGACCAAGTGCTGGATATCGGCGGTCTTCGTTATACGGCTGCGCCGTTTAACGGTTGGTACATGGGAACGGAGATCGGGGCGCGCAACTTGTCGGACGCCGATCGTTACGATGAACTGCCGGCTATCGCCGATAAGCTCGGATTGGACCGGAGCACGAACACTACCTTGTGGAAAGACCGAGCGCTTCTTGAATTGAACGCGGCCGTCATTCACTCCTATAAGTCGAACGGAGTAAGTATCGTCGATCACCATACGGCCGCGGAGCAGTTCATGAGGTTCATGAAGCGCGAAGAAGAGAATGGCCGTAGCGTAAATGCGCGTTGGTCATGGCTAATTCCGCCGATGTCTCCGGCAGCGACTCCGATCTGGAATCGGGGCGAATTAAAGGAGAGAGAAGTTAAACCCGATTTTGTAGCCCGGCAATGCCCGTATCATAATCAACAGTAGAGCGATAAAGGAGATTTAATCATGGCCATCGTGCAAGTGACGATCGTTCCTTTAGGAACAGGTACTCCAAGCGTCAGCGATTACGTTGCTGCCGTACACCAGGTGTTAGAGCAAAATAGCGAAAGGGTCAAATTTCAATTAACGCCGATGAGCACGATTATCGAGGGAGACTTGGAGGATTTATTAAGCGTAGTTAGACGAATGCATGAAGTTCCGTTCGAGAATGGCGCTATGAGAGTATCCACTTCGATTACGATCGACGATCGCAGGGACAAGCATGGGACGATGGAGCAAAAGCTGCAATCGGTGGAGCAAAAGCTCAAAGACCGTTGATCCGCGTAATCGCCAATGTAGTTTGCCGACTACGCGGTTAGGACACGTTGTCTTTCATTGTGAAATTGATTAAAATATCCCGAAACCGTGCCTCGGTAGATTTCATTCGATGATAACGTGTTCGCGAAGTCTTCCGGGGTCACGAAATGCGCCGGTTTATTCAACGGGCGAAAGCTGCTTTGCTCTAAGACCGAAGCGACGAAGTGCGAACAGAAATACGCATCCTGGCGCGGTATTCTTTTGTTGATCAGAACGCCTATCAATCCCAGCAGATGATACTTATACCGCTCCCGATTTTTCCTCATCTCGGTTACGAATTGATACATCCTCTCGTAGTTATGGGATCCAACCTTGCAACGATATACTGCACAGTGCGCTTGATGTAAGAAAGGCGCTTGGAAATTCTCTTGTATGAAGCCGCTCAAGAACGGATTGTTGACCTTCTTTCTTCCGAAGCTATATACTTCCTTTAAATCTTGGTCGAACGAAAGGGAGGCATGGTTCAGAGGAGCTTTAGTAAACCATTTGATCGTCTGACTGAACAGAGTTCCCGTACCGGTCAACACGATATAGATATCTTCTTCTTTCATTGAAGGCAACTCCTTCTTGGCGAACAATGGATATAACCTCATGTTAATGCAATCGCGTTAGCCGGATAACGCACCAAAGTTGAGTTATTTCTCAAGACGATAGTCGAGAAGAAACCCCGACCTCCGTCGGGACTTGCTCCTACATAGGAAAGGATGGTGACCGCATTGCATCGCATCATGATCTGCGAGGATGATCCGAAGCTCTCGGATATTCTGAAGACGAACTTGGAGAAGTACGGTTACGATACGGGCGTCGTCGAAGATTTCGGCAACGTTCTTGAGTTTTTCAAGTCCTATGATCCGCATCTCGTCTTGATGGACGTCAATTTGCCTAAATTCGACGGGTTCTATTGGTGCAGGCAAATCCGCTCCGTCTCCATGTGTCAGATCTTATTTCTATCCGCGCGATCGGGAGAAATGGATCAAGTGATGGCGCTCGAATACGGCGGAGACGATTACGTCACGAAGCCGTTCCACTTGGAAGTCGTAATGGCTAAGATCCGCAGTCAATTAAGACGCTCCTACGGCGAATACGCGACGAATACGGAGGAGCGGGTGGTCAAGCACTCCGGTCTGGTGCTCTATCCGGAACGATTGGAGTTAGAGCTTAACGGTAACCGCTCGACGTTAACGAAGAAAGAATCCGTCCTGCTCGAGATTCTCTTATCCGAAACCCCGCGCGTCGTCAGTCGGGAAGTTTTGTTGGAGAAACTATGGGACGATCAGGCTTTCGTTGACGAGAATACGTTAAACGTGAACATTACCCGCTTGCGGAAGAGGCTTCAGGAATTCGGCATCGAGGATGGATTGGATACCGTCAGGGGATCCGGCTACAGACTTTTGCCCGTATGGGAGAATAGGAAGTAACCGATGAAGCTGTTCTTGCGCGAGCATCTGCCGCTTGTCTTTCTACATATCATTCAATTGTTCATCATTCTCCTGATTTACTGGTTGGACGGTTATCGCAATCTGTTAACGGGTCTTTATTCGATCTTCCTTGGACTCGTATTGCTCTCCGGTTATTTGATGTACCGATACGCGACGCACAAATCGCTCTACGTTAAACTTTCCTCTCCTATGGAAACGTTAGACGAATCCATTCACGGAGGCGGTACGGCGCCGTTATCCGAAGCGGTCGACGTGCTGCTTCAAGCGCAATACGGACATTACCAACAGCAGCTCAAGCAAGCGGAGAAATCCCGCAACGATCATCTGGCGTTCATGAATCAGTGGGTGCATCAGATGAAAACTCCGTTATCGGTCATTCGGTTAATGATGGAGGAAGGGAACGATCCGCGGGCGGCAAGCATTTTAGAGGAAACGGACAGATTAGAGAAGGGGTTCGAAACGGTTCTGTACGCGGCAAGGCTAGAAACGTTCGAACGCGACTTCAAGGTCGAACCTGTCAACCTGCGTGCGCTGATCGAGAATGTCATACATGAGAACAAACGTTTGTTTATCGTCAGCAAGGTGTACCCCGATCTGAAAGTGGACCCCGGGCTTTCCGTCGAGAGCGATGCGAAATGGCTCGGTTTCATGATCGGTCAGCTCGTCACGAACGCGATCAAATACTCGGCCGAATCCCATCAGAAAGTTTTTTTTACTTCGGCCGTTACGGGCTCTGAAGCCTACCTGGAAGTCCGCGACTACGGGATCGGCATTCCGCTATCCGACCGCAAACGCATTTTTCAACCTTTCTATACGGGGGATAACGGTCGCCAATATCGGGAATCTACCGGAATGGGACTCTATTTCGCGCAAGAGATCGCCAACCGCCTTGGCCACGGAATAGAGCTTGAGTCGGAGGTAGGAGAGGGAACGTTAGTTCGCATTACCTTCAATTCATACCTTACATAGCTGTAAGGGAGATGAAAGGCAAATCGATAGAGCGGTTTTATTCCATCCGTTACACTCGGTTTAGAAGCGGACTACGAGCTGCTTAACGCTAGAGGAGAGAACGTAAATGGAGATGCTTAAAGTACATCAGTTAAACAAAATCTACGGCGGTAAGATTCCTTCCAGAGCCCTGACCGATATTAGCTTATCGATTGAACAAGGTGAATTCGTCGGCATCATGGGTCCGTCCGGAAGCGGGAAAACGACGCTGCTGAACCTGGTGGCCGCGATCGATACGCCTACGACCGGCGAAGTTCTCATTAACGGCAGTAACCCCCACAAGCTTAAGAAAGCCGAGCTTGCCCGTTTTCGCCGCAAGGAACTCGGCTTCGTATTCCAGGATTTCAATCTGCTGAACACGTTAACGGTGGAAGAAAATATCGTCTTGCCCCTTACGTTAGAGGGCGAACGGGTCAAGGTTATGGAGGAGAAAGTCGCAGCGATCGCCAAGAAGCTGGGGATTGAAGCGATTCTGAAGAAACGGACTTACGAAATATCGGGGGACAAGCTCAGCGGACCGCAATCGCCAGGGCAATGATTCATTCGCCGAAATTTTTGTTTGCGGATGAGCCAACCGGAAACTTGGATTCCAAAGCCGCCAAGGACGTCATGGAGACGTTAAGCTCAATTAATCGCGATGAAGGAACGGCGATGATGCTAGTCACGCATGATGCGGTTGCGGCGAGCTATTGTCATCGGGTTATTTTCATCAAAGACGGGCAGTTATTTAATGAGGTTAATCGTGGGGAAAGCCGGCAAGCGTTCTTCCAGAAGATTATCGACGTATTGTCGCTGATGGGAGGCAACGCGCATGACCTTTCGACAATTCGCGTTTAACAACGTCCTGCGCAACAAGCGAACGTACGCCGCCTATTTTCTAAGCAGCGCCTTCTCCGTCATGGCTTTCTTCGTCTATGCCGTGTTCGCTTTTCATCCGGATATGGAAAACGGGAACGTCCACAACAACGTCTCGACGGCTATGCATTTCGCCGAAGGATTGATCTACGCTTTCTCGTTTTTCTTCGTGCTGTTTTCGATGAGCGCATTTCTGAAGACGAGAAAAAAAGAATTCGGTTTGATGGTTATGCTCGGAATGACCGATACGCAGCTGAGGGGAATGGTTTTCCTTGAAAATGTTTTAATCGGTTTATCGGCTACGGTTACGGGCATCGGGCTCGGGCTTGTTATGGCCAAACTCATGCTGCTCTCGGCCGAAAACTTGCTTGGTCTGGACGAATCGTTGCCGTTCTATATGCCTTTGGAAGCCTTGGGGCTCACCTTTGCCGCATTCCTCGTCTTGTTCGTCGTCATTTCGATGTTTACCGTGATCATCCTTCGCGGCAACAAGCTGATCGACTTGATTAAAGGCAGCAACATGCCGAAGAAAGAGCCGAAAGCATCGAGGCTCCTGAGTTTGTTCGCAATCGTATTGCTTGGCGCCGGTTACGCGATGGCCTTAATCGCCAAGGGAATGGTCGTATTCATGGTGATGATTCCCGTCACGTTAATGGTGATCGTAGGAACCTATTTCTTATTCACGCAGCTTAGCGTGTACGTTATCGGCAAGAGCCGCAACAACCGCTCGTTCTTCTGGCGCAAAACGAATATGCTGTTCGTGTCCGATCTGGCCTATCGCATGAAGGATAATGCTAGAACGTTCTTCATGGTGTCGATCCTATCTACCGTTGCATTCTCGGCTATCGGTTCGCTGGTCGGCTTCAAGACGATGGTCACGAACACCTTCGCATCGGAACAACCGTTCGCGTTCGAATATACGGCATCCGG
Encoded proteins:
- the xerS gene encoding tyrosine recombinase XerS, with the translated sequence MNLQKRKDREELDQRIPRMPWYVEKFMNYKLPDLSPSSLLEYIRDYEAFLSWLMAEGLTAADKMSEIPLIDLERLHMDSVDNFRMFLATKRDNANTKTTISRKLSSLRSLFHYLSQIAEDEEFYPLLKRNVMAKVSVKRTQKPKDTAAKLEGKLLQEQEIIEFINYIKQDYAHDVATNKQAIYSHELNRIRDCCIVSLILNSGLRVSELVNLNLDDVDFKKRLVYVYRKGKNDDTFKTPVYFRQDAISDLEEYLNQRESRYKAPKREKALFLAIANGKKEGSRMTKRAIQEMVMKYARRFGKPYLSVHKLRHSFATDYYLSNDLYKTQEQLGHASPETTQIYAHLTDKTMAEAIDRRKAEDGQR
- a CDS encoding nitric oxide synthase oxygenase, producing the protein MINAINDMNTNTTTIEREAEQFIRLFHEETGRSSEDCEIRLTEVARSLRETGTYRHTIEEITYGARLAWRNNSRCIGRLFWESLEVIDERGATTEEAVADALLRHIAYATNNGRIKPTLTVFSPEQAHGESIRIWNHQLIRYAGYNTPSGIVGDPASIAFTNEALRLGWRGQGTKYDILPLVVQINEREPRWFPIPEAYIKEVEIVHPEIANFVELNLKWYAVPILSDQVLDIGGLRYTAAPFNGWYMGTEIGARNLSDADRYDELPAIADKLGLDRSTNTTLWKDRALLELNAAVIHSYKSNGVSIVDHHTAAEQFMRFMKREEENGRSVNARWSWLIPPMSPAATPIWNRGELKEREVKPDFVARQCPYHNQQ
- a CDS encoding MTH1187 family thiamine-binding protein, with amino-acid sequence MAIVQVTIVPLGTGTPSVSDYVAAVHQVLEQNSERVKFQLTPMSTIIEGDLEDLLSVVRRMHEVPFENGAMRVSTSITIDDRRDKHGTMEQKLQSVEQKLKDR
- a CDS encoding response regulator transcription factor; its protein translation is MHRIMICEDDPKLSDILKTNLEKYGYDTGVVEDFGNVLEFFKSYDPHLVLMDVNLPKFDGFYWCRQIRSVSMCQILFLSARSGEMDQVMALEYGGDDYVTKPFHLEVVMAKIRSQLRRSYGEYATNTEERVVKHSGLVLYPERLELELNGNRSTLTKKESVLLEILLSETPRVVSREVLLEKLWDDQAFVDENTLNVNITRLRKRLQEFGIEDGLDTVRGSGYRLLPVWENRK
- a CDS encoding sensor histidine kinase; translation: MKLFLREHLPLVFLHIIQLFIILLIYWLDGYRNLLTGLYSIFLGLVLLSGYLMYRYATHKSLYVKLSSPMETLDESIHGGGTAPLSEAVDVLLQAQYGHYQQQLKQAEKSRNDHLAFMNQWVHQMKTPLSVIRLMMEEGNDPRAASILEETDRLEKGFETVLYAARLETFERDFKVEPVNLRALIENVIHENKRLFIVSKVYPDLKVDPGLSVESDAKWLGFMIGQLVTNAIKYSAESHQKVFFTSAVTGSEAYLEVRDYGIGIPLSDRKRIFQPFYTGDNGRQYRESTGMGLYFAQEIANRLGHGIELESEVGEGTLVRITFNSYLT
- a CDS encoding FtsX-like permease family protein; translated protein: MTFRQFAFNNVLRNKRTYAAYFLSSAFSVMAFFVYAVFAFHPDMENGNVHNNVSTAMHFAEGLIYAFSFFFVLFSMSAFLKTRKKEFGLMVMLGMTDTQLRGMVFLENVLIGLSATVTGIGLGLVMAKLMLLSAENLLGLDESLPFYMPLEALGLTFAAFLVLFVVISMFTVIILRGNKLIDLIKGSNMPKKEPKASRLLSLFAIVLLGAGYAMALIAKGMVVFMVMIPVTLMVIVGTYFLFTQLSVYVIGKSRNNRSFFWRKTNMLFVSDLAYRMKDNARTFFMVSILSTVAFSAIGSLVGFKTMVTNTFASEQPFAFEYTASGSTKDQAQNAVSEIEKALNEAGYDYKLLQASMSTQSLANAKGSVYAVKAAEFNAIATAAGEKPVDLKGDETVMVYYDNPSKDELLTKMTVVLENGQELVPVSIQPSVTYPISENYYVLSDERFERLKHENMDTFYAFDVAEWKKTKNIGKMLEEKFSGSSDRFISAAYELAQINQVFGIILFIGLFIGAVFFVASGSFLYFRLYADMPDDKAKFKAITKLGLTDRELSSILTKQLLILFFVPIGVAFVHGAVALTSMQRMFEYSLIKESFLVLGTFVLIQAIYFLLIRSRYIKQVSSFSR